The Nerophis lumbriciformis linkage group LG09, RoL_Nlum_v2.1, whole genome shotgun sequence nucleotide sequence ATTGCTGCCCACTTAACCGCCTATTACTCTATTGACAAAGACGTTAACCCGTTGTCATTTACCTAACCGCCTATGAACTTTATTGACGACGACATTACTCGCTGTCGTCAACCATTTAACCGCCCATTATATTATCGACAAGGATGTTAACCCGCTGTTGCTGACTAGCTAACCGACTATGAACTTCAATGACAACAACATTAGCCGCTGTTGACAACAACTTAACCGCCAATTAACATTATCGACAAGGATGTAAACATGGTGTCATTGACCACTTAACCGCCCATTAACTTTATTGACAAGGATGTCAACCTGCCATTGCTGCCCACTTAACCGCCTATTAACTCTATTGACAAGGACGTGATCCCGTTGTCGCTGACTACCTAACCGCCTATGAACTTTATTGACGACAAAATTACTTGCTGTCATTAACCACTTAACCGCCCATTAACTTATCGACGAAGATGTTGACTCACTGTCACTGACTACCAAACCGCTCAGGAACTTTATTGACAACGACATAGCCATAAAGCAGCTGTTGCTGACTACCTAACCGCTTATGAACTTTATTGACAAGGACATTAGCCGCTGTCAAAAACAACTTAACCGCCAATTAACATTGTTGACAACGATGTTAACCCGCTGTCATTAACCACTTAACCGCCCATTAACTTTATTGACAAGGACGTCAACCTGCCATTGCTGGttgcataccaaagactataaaaatgggacccattacctccctgcttggcactcagcatcaagggttggaattgggggttaaatcaccaaaaatgattcccgggcgcggcactgctgctgcccactgctcccctcacctcccagggggtgatcaaaggggatgggtcaaatgcagaggacaaatttcaccacacctagtgtgtgtgtgacaatcattggtactttaactttaactatgaaCTTTGATGACAAAATTAATCGCTGTCATCAACCACTAAACTGCCCATTAACTTATCGACAAAGATTTTAACTCGCTGTCGTTGACTACCTAACCGCTCAGGAACTTCTTTGACAACGACGAGGACATAAAGCCGCTGTTGCCGACTACCTAATCGCTTATGAACTTTATTGACAAGGACATTAGCCGCTGTCAAAAACAACTTAACCGCCAATTAACATTGTTGACAAGGATGTTAACCCACTGTCATTAACCACTTAACCGCCCATTAACTTTATTGACAAGGACGTCAACCTGCCATTGCTGCCCATTTAACCGCATATTAACTCTATTGACAAGGACATGATCCCGTTGTCGCTGACTACCTAACCGCCTATGAACTTTGATGACAAAATTACTCGCTGTCATCAACCACTTAACTGCCCATTAACTTATCGACAAAGATTTTAACTCGCTGTCGTTGACTACCTAACCGCTCAGGAACTTTATTGACAACGACGAGGACATAAAGCCGCTGTTGCCGACTACCTAATCGCTTATGAACTTTATTGACAAGGACATTAGCCGCTGTCAAAAACAACTTAACCGCCAATCAACATTGTTGACAAGGATGTTAACACGCTGTCATTAACCACTTAACCGCCCATGAACTTTATTGACAAGGACGTCAACCTGCCATTGCTGCTCACTTAATCGCCTATTAACTCTATTGACAAAGAAGTTAACCCACTGTCGCTTACTACCCAACCGCCCATTAACTTTATTGACAAGGACGTTAATCTTTCATTGCGAACCACAAAACCACATATTACCTCTATTGATAAGAACATTTACCTGCGGTCGTTGACTACCTAATCGCCTATGAACTTCATTATCAACAACGTTAACCCGCTGTCGTTGACCACTTAACCGACAAATTACTTTATTGGCAAGGATGTTAACCTGCTGTTATTGGCCACTTAGCCATTCATAAACTTTATTGACAAGGACAATAATCCGCTGTGGTTGACCACCCAACCACCAGTTAACTTTATTGACATTGGAATTAACCTGCTGTTTGTCAACCACTTAAAGGCCAATTAACTGACAAGGATATTCACCTGCTATCGTCAACCACCTAAATGTCCATGAACTTTATTGACAAGAACAAACAATGGTTTGGGGCCTTACATTTGTGCTGGAGCGAATTCGGGCTGATCCATGTGACATCCATCTTTGATCATCTTATAGAAGTTGGTATCCACAGCAACATTGGGGTATGGACTCTTACCTGAGGATGTGGGTACACAGGTGACGTGTCCATGTAGTTAGAGAGATGATGTGGTGTTGCCATGGTTACCTAGGGAGAAGATTTCCCACAGTAGGACTCCATAGGACCAGACGTCACTCTGTACCGTGTAAACACACTGGAAGATGCTCTCTGGAGACATCCACTTGACCGGGAGACGCGCCTGTCAAACAAATAGGGGTGATGAAGAGTGGTCCccatgttgttgttattgttgttgtgtagTCACTAACGTTGCCCTGGACAATGTAGCTGTCGTCATTGCGAATGTCTCTTGCCAAACCAAAGTCGCAGATTTTTGCAAAGTGGCGGTCGGTTAGTAGGACATTCCTCGCTGCAACGTCTCTGTggatacactgacacacacagaGTGAGGTGTAGTGAGTCAGTGAATGTGcatttgtgtgcatgtgtgtgttgttACATTTCGTGATGACAGGAAGTCCAAACCCTGAGCCACCTGGTACGAAAACCTCATAAGTTCGCTGACAGACAAACGCTCCACGTGCGCACCTGAAGGACGCAAAACACGCACACAagttggttgtgtgtgtgtgtttattaggtGTTAGTGTGTTACCTGAGGGTGAACGCATCGGTTTCATTTCCTGATACTCGGAACAACAAGAAATCCCGCTGTCACTGCAACGAACACACACAACATTGTCAGTACCTGAGAGGAAGAAGATGAAAAAGGACAAGAACGAAAGAGAGATTAGGAAGGAAAATATGGTGGACCTCCTGAGCCTGACGTCCTGACCCGTCACATTGGAGTATTTGGTGTTCAAGATGGCCGCCATGAAGTCTTGGGTGTGCACACGCAGGAAATTGAGCAGGTCGCCATGGCTACAGTACTCCGTGATCATCAGCATGGGGCCTGGTGCACAGAGGTTTTCAGCCAAAAGTGTGTTTGTAGAAATGTTGCGACCTCTGACTCTCACCTCCTTGAGTGCAGGCTCCCAGCAGGTTGACAATGTTGTCATGGTAACCGAGATAGCTGAGAATCTTCAGCTCGCACATGAGAGCCTCCCGTTCCTCCGAGTGAGCGCTCGCTGTGTGGAAAAACGTGCACACGTTTAcatggacgtgtgtgtgtgtgtgtctgtgtgtctgtgcgtgtgtgtgttctcgtatttctaaccttcttgagacatccacaaggaaaagtaccttccatatgaggactggtgaacaagttaggacataaatcatggtcccaatacggaaaaccattgcatttaatagagaatgtctcatttgcacccctggtggtgaaatctatcaacattagggtggtcccaaaaaggagggatttttcaaattgactgtgtgtcggttttaaaagtgctccccctctggtcaacatatgaaataacaagtgtgtgtaaaaattttaaaagcTCCCCCTCTGCCCAACATacacacaagtgtgtgtaagaaaattaaatgcgccctctttggcaacaattaataaaaataataaaatatgtatatagagacatactgtactaacttgaagtaaataggaagattaaaaaacaattacaaacaaacaaatatacatttaaaaaaaacatgactaaaagcttgccttttttgtatttccatagtatgtatacattattaatgttgtaaatacaaatctttatatatctagaaagggtggtcctaaagaggtcggcatttttcggaggtctcaagaagggaacAAATACAATAaagagtagaaaatggatgaatggatggatgaataacatGATTGaatgatggatgattgattgatgaacattTAGTGAATGATTGATGAATAATGGATAATAGCTGAATTAATTATTAGTAATTTATTGTAAAAATGATTGACGAATGTttgataaaaaaacatatatgaattattaattaccaatttatttatttattgatcaaTGATTGATGAGCAATTGATTGATGATAATAATGATCGATTAacatttggtgtatgaatgacaaatgattgattgattaattgttaATGACTAAAGTTTGATTTATTGATAAATGATTGATGACAACTGATGAATAGCTGGTGAATGTTTGTTAAATAATTGATTATTGATGAATGACCGATAAATGAATACTGAATGACTATTAATTGTTGATGactaattcaagtttgatttatTGATGACTATCTGGTGAATAATTTATGAAAGATAGATGAATGATTAATtgataaatgtattaataatggATGACCGATTGATGAATCATCAAAGAATATCTGATCATTGATTGATTATTTGATGTCTAATGGTCGATTAATTCACGGATAATTGGTGATTaactgattaaaatgatcaatggATGCCTGATTGATGAATCATGGATGATTAATTGATGGAAAAATAAATGACGATTAATGATAATGGATGAatgattaataatatataattaacaGATAAataatggatgattgattgattgatcattcataTTTGATCATGGATTGATGATCTGATGAATGATTGATTAATCGTTGATGACTAATTAAAGTTTGATTTATTGATACATGATTGATGACCACTGATGAATATCTGGTGAATGATTGATATATaattgattgaaacatttatataattatggatgattgattgatgactcAATAATGAATATTTGatcattgattgatgattatttGATGAATAATTGATGATTAACTGATTAAAATGATCGATGGGTGATTTATTGATGACAAATTGAAGAGTGAATGATGATTGATGATAATGGATAAATGATTAACAATATACAATTAACTGATAAATAATGGATGATTGACTGATGCATGATTAATGAATGTTTGATCATTAGTTGATGATTGATTAATGAATAAGTGATGCCTAACTGAAGAAAATTTGATGATTGACAGATAATGGATGAATGATTGATAATTGATTACTAATAGAGGATTATttaataaaaagttgtttaatgaATGATCAATAAATATGTGATCATTGATTGATGAAAAATTGATTAATTAAAGAATTATAAATATTTAAACACTGATGATTAATTCATGGaaaatggatgattgattgatgatttatGGTTAATGGAATAATTATTGACGATTGATGGATGAATTATTAAAGATAGATAAATAATTGATAATGGATAAATGACTGATGATCAATCAAGATCAATGGAAAAATGGATGGCATTATTGATAAAAGTCCAAAATTTGGACTGACGTTTGAGCATCTTGACGGCCACACGCGTCACGTCCTCCTCGGTACTGAGGCCGTACGCTGTGGCCTCCACCACCTTTCCGAAGGCCCCCGAGCCTAAAACAGCACCTGGCGAAGACAGAGGGGTCAAAGGTTAATTAATGcaagcttgttctatttttaggcGCCGGTGAAAAGTCAAGGTACCGAGGCGGAGCTTATCTCGGGGAAACTCCCACTCGAGGTTGTAGGGCAGCTGGTTGGGGTCGATGAAGGTGTAGTTGTTGCCGTCGCAGCTCTCGATGATCTTCCAGCGGATTTCGTATTTTGGTTTCTGGGCGGCAGACATTTCTCACAGTTTTGGACAAATGCGAAGGACGTTGTTGGCGAACTAACCATTTTCATCCGTAGAATGACGAACAACAAGAACAGCAAAAGTGCCAAAGCGGAACCACTCAAGCCGACGAAAAGAGGCTGCTTGAAGAAGCTCTGACTTCCTgcaaaagtcaatcaatcaatcaatgtttatttatatagccctaaatcacaagtgtctcaaagggctgcacaagccgcgACGACATCCTCCAATTTTAGGACTTATTTAAGAACTAAGATGGTGACGGTGGAACGCTTACGAAGCATGAAGACGTCCCGCGAGAGTCCCACGCTGTTAAAGGAGACACACTCGATGGTGACGTCATCGGCCGGCGACTGAGGGAGGGGCATGTGCTTCTTAAGCTCCTCCCCTTCCTGTGTCGCCACGTACTCAAGCCGATCGCTGGAGATGTTGCCACACCTGCACAGGAAGTTGGGTTTAGCAGGATGGGAGCGCCACGCGGGGGGTGCAGTGGAACGTACGTGTGGACGAGGCCGCCGCAGGTGACCCAAAGCATTGTGGGAAGGGGGAAGCCCGAGCTGCTGCAGGTCAGCGTGTCGTTGTCCACCGTGATGAGGCTGCTCGGCGCGCCTTGGGGTTCACATGTGGCAAAACATCCGTCAGAGTGAAGACGAAGGGAAGCGTGGCCGTTTGCTTACGGAGAACTCGCAGGTCAAAGGTCAGGGAGCCGTTGAAGAACGAGTTAGCGAATCGGAGAGCGTAACGACCTTCCTCCTCGTAGCGAACGCGACGCAGCCGCAGGCTCGTTAGCGACCTGCAAACATCCCAGCTGTGACAAACACATAACCACGACCAGTGTCATcacactttaccatgaattgattaacgtggaccccgacttaaacaagttgaaaaacgtattcaggtgttaccatttagtggtcaattgtacggaatatgtactgttctgtgcaatctactaataaaagtttcaatcaatctaaCCGGTAGCCGTTAGCCGTGTAGCTCCGCGTCTTCTTGATGTGCGTCGGCGTCATCCAGTCCAGGTTCCTGATTGGCGGATACGCTTCCACGGCGACCGTCAATGCGACGTCTCCGCCTTCTTGCACGTACACCACGCTGCCGCCGACAACATCAGCGCCCTCTTCGTCAGCGCTAACGTTAGCGAGCAGTTCCCAGTCGTCCGTCGCCGTCGCGTTAGCGTGTAGTTCTCCGCTGAGCTCCGCCCAGCCGCTGCTCACGTTCGCGTTGCCTGGAGCATTAGAACGCCGCTGTAGGAACGCCTTCAGGAAGGGAGCGTCTGACAGAGGGAATACATGTTTAGTCCTCTTCCATCACATGACCCCCGCCAACCATTTTTTCCCCACCGAGGACGCTTAGCGTCGCAGCCGCCGTCGCCTCGCCGGCCTCGTTGCGAGCTGTGCACACGTAATGTCCGCTGTCGTTCCGAGTCACGCCGACAACGCTCAGAGTGCTCTTCATCTGCAGATGGCTGCTGTAGTGACGAGTCACCGTGACGTTTGGAGCCTGGAAAGAAGAAACAGACCGCCAAGTCCATTTTTTTCATATTAGCCAATACAGGGTAGAAGATGATGGTGTCTGTCCCCAACTTTTGTATCACCACTTTctagagctgtgaatctttgggctccGCACAATTCGATTTGATTCCTGGGGGTTATGATTGGATTCAGAATTGTGCCTTGatccaaaatcaatactttttaataacttttggtgccagttctatgattaactagatgaggcaatccctgaaggaattgcgtgtgaatgccatacttgccaaccctcccggattttccgggagactcccgaaattcagcgtctctcccgaaaacctaccgggacaaattttctcccaaaaatctcccgaaattcaagccgAGCTggaaaccacgccccctccagctccatgcggacctgacctgttttcacgtccgctttcccacgatataaacagcgtgcctgcccaatcacgttataactgtagaatgatcgagggcaagttcttggtttcttatgtgggtttattgttaggcagtttcattaacgtcctcccagcgcggtaacaacacacaacaacagcagtcacgttttcgtctaccgtgaagcagttcgtctgccgtaaacagcaacgttgtgacactcttaaacaggacaatactgccatctactgtacatgcatatgtaacaataacatctagggcttttagagagtgcagtgcacaactgcgcacacaacaaggagacgaagcagaagaacgaggaagatacagccgtggcgacgccggcgacgagtaagatgaagaaatacgcttgtaagttccaagccgcagctgcgatcggACCtcgatagcctccgggaagaagtagtggactaccaagtgcttggcagtgaagatcttcctcaggaagaaaatattgaccggttttgggccatgctagggagagatggaagattccagactctagcgtatttgatgaaagcacttttgtgcgtgccacacagcaatgcatcatcagagagggtgttcagcatggttaaaataatagtgacagagaatagaacaaggatggacaattcaacccttaactcaacaatgagtagatgagtgttatgtgtgtatatgtgtaaataaatgaacactgaaattcaagtatttattttatatatatatatatatatataaaataaaataaatatatatatatatatagctagaattcactgaaagtcaagtatttatatatatatatatatatatatatatatatatatatatatatatatatatatatatatatatatatatatatatatatacacacaggtaaaagccagtaaattagaatattttgaaaaaccgacaccagcagatgacatggcaccccaaaccatcacccaaccatgcaaattttgcatttcctttggaaatcgaggtcccagagtctggaggaagacaggagaggcacaggatccacgttgcctgaagtctagtgtaaagtttccaccatcagtgatggtttggggtgccatgtcatctgctggtgtcggtccactctgtttcctgagatccagggtcaacgcagccgtctaccagcaagttttagagcacttcatgcttcctgctgctgacctgctctatggagatggagatttcaagttccaacaggacttggcgcctgcacacagcgcaaaatctacccgtgcctggtttagggaccatggtatttctgttctaaattggcccgccaactcccctgaccttagccccgatAGAAAAtccgtggggtattgtgaaaaggaagatgcagaatgccagacccaaaaacgcagaagagttgaaggccactatcagagcaacctgggctctcataacacctgagcagtgccagaaactcatcgaatccatgccacgccgcattaacgcagtaattgaggcaaaaggagctccaaccaagtattgagtattgtacatgctcatatttttcattttcatacttttcagttggccaacatttctaaaaatccctttttttgtattagccttaagtaatattctaattttgtgacacacggaattttggattttcatttgttgccacttcaaatcatcaaaattaaatgaaataaacatttgaatgcatcagtctgtgtgcaatgaataaatataatgtacaagttacaccttttgaatgcaattactgaaataaatcaagtttttcaaaatattctaatttactggcttttacctgtgtgtgtgtatatatatatatatatatatatatatatatatatatatatatataaatatatatatatatatataacatatatatttatatacatgtatacatatatatttatctacatgtatgcatgtatacatatatacacacacacacacacacatatatatatatatatatatatatatatatatatatatatatatatatatatatatatatatatatatatatatatatatatatatatttatatatatataagctgttAAAATGGGCTGTACAGTATGtatgcttgggtcctattttaggaacactaatgcaaaacctcacaataatgtctgattgaaagctaagcTGTCTAGAgatgtaatactcttcctcacCAGTAGatagcagcaggtagctaattgctgttTGAATTCATATGAACAATGACGTCAGGTATTTAATGAGGACGACTTTATGTTGTCAACATAAGCTACTGAgtgtctgattgattgattgaaacttttattagtagattgcacagtacagtacatattccgtacaattgaccactaaatggtaacacccgtttttcaacttgtttaagtcggggtccacgttagtcAATTCATTTTTggacgttttctgctggtgacaTGCCTCTGACTTTTTccaataaaaaaatgtgcctcggctcaaaaaaggttgaaaaacacgggtATGCTGCAATTTGTTGACAAGATTGCAACTGATTTAGATCATAAGAATGATACTCCTCtgcatatttttacatttatctAAAGCTTTTGAATACagaccattttttaaaaattctgacaaaatttaaaaaaatatgggatttaaaatgttttaaaatggctATATAGCTATATCACTAAAAGAGAACAATATTGTTTCTATTAATAGTCATAATTCTAATAGAGCTAGATTAGTTTCTGGGGTTCTTCGGGATTCAATTTTGGGAACTCTTTAATTTCTAATCTATAtcaatgatttaaaaaatgtttgtaagaATATACTGCCtcttaatagactgtatttatattattcacatatgaataatgctgtataatagactgtatttatattattcacatgtgaataatgctgtataatagactgtatttatattattcacatatgaataatgctgtataatagactatttacattattcacatgtgaataatgctgtataatagactgtatttatattattcacatatgaataatgctgtataatagactatttacattattcacatgtgtataatgctgtataatagactatttacattattcacatgtgaataatgctgtataatagactatttacattattcacatgtgaataatgctgtataatagactatttatattattcacatgtgaataatgctgtataatagactatttatattattcacatgtgaataatgctgtataatagactatttacattattcacatgtgaataatgctgtataatagactatttacattattcacatgtgaataatgctgtataatagactatttatattattcacatgtgaataatgctgtataatagactatttacattattcacatgtgaataatgctgtataatagactatttatattattcacatgtgaataatgctgtataatagactatttatattattcacatgtgaataatgctgtataatagactatttacattattcacatgtgaataatgctgtataatagactatttatattattcacatgtgaataatgctgtataatagactatttatattattcacatgtgaataatgctgtataatagactatttacattattcacatgtgaataatgctgtataatagactatttatattattcacatgtgaataatgctgtataatagactatttatattattcacatatgaataatgctgtataatagactatttacattattcacatgtgaataatgctgtataatagactatttatattattcacatgtgaataatgctgtataatagactatttatgttattcacatgtgaataatgaataatgctgtataatagactgtatttatattattcatatgtaaaAAGTACCTAAgtgttattgtttattgtgagcgaactgtggtgctgaatttcccccagggatcaataaagtactttctattctattacatacatacaaaaaaataGTCTTTAAAATATCAACAGATTCCATGGAATGACAGACTAAGCTAATCGATGCCAACGTGTTTGATCGCTCAGAGTTATCTGCTGACTTTCTGGTAATCGGACTCCAAAATGTGACTTTTTAgggcagggtaaaaaaaaaaaaatagaaagaagaagaagaaattggGGAAGTTGGAAGATTCTTTTTGTCTGACAGGGAAGCTCCATGTAGCAATCACATCAACAAGCTCCATGCTAAGGAAATTGCTGAATTGTGTGTTTTTTCTTGCCATTTTACGACCCTTTGCCACATTTTAGCTCTTTGGGAAGTTTTTCTTTGGTTCATGCAATAAAAACAAAGAGCAGATCCCGGTTTAGCATGAAGCAAGAGTTAAAAGTAGCAATATCAGGTTTGAAGTCCAGATTTAAAACGATGTATAGTGCAAAACGTGCTCAAGTTCTTAATAgtaattcattaattaatttatttgaggAAATAATTGAAAATAATGTAATGACGAGGGTGTCGAAATTAATTTAATGTTggacatttattcatgaaaatttGAAGAAGCAGCTTAAAGAATATATTatgtacattcatattttgttacttcataaaactactgtagttgtttgtactataCTTTAATGTACTTTCTTatcttaaaatatgtttattttatcaaAAGTGTTAtgttaaaatgttgatgttttttgaGGGCTGAAATGGATTCATggattttttaattcattttgatagGAAAAATTGCTAAGAGATATTgtgatgtatgaaacatgaaaTGTTTCAGAAGTATCTCTCTTCAAAAACAGCATGTAACTTCGTCTTTAGGGACATGAGGCCATCTAAAGGTAGCGTCTGATTTCTCACCTGCTCGTGGGGGTGTGTCCAGGTGACAGTGTAGAAGTGGGAGGGGTTACTTGTCACACAGGTGACCTCGAAGGTTTCTCCTTCCAGGCGGAAAAATTCACTCTGTTTGACAGACGCCTGAGGAGGATGACGATGTCCTAGAGGCGGGAAACAGACAAGTGACATAGTCAAGTGAGAGACTGGTGGAAATAGAGATGAGCTAGGGACAGACAGGTGAGACAGACTGAAAGACGGGTGAGACAGTTAAGACAGTCGAGTGAGAGACAGACTGAAACTTAGACTTAGagtgacttagacaaacttaaatgatccacaagggaaattgtccaACAATTTAACAAAAGACAGGTGAGACCGAGACAGGCTGGTGAGACAGTCAAGTGAGAGACGGACTGAAAGACAGGTAAGACAGAGACAGATATGTGAGACAGTCGAGTGACAGACAGACCGAAAGACGGGTGGCACAGAGACAGACAGTTGAGACAGTCGAGTGAGAAACAGTCTGAAAGACAGGTGAGACAGAGACAGACATGTGAGACAGTCGAGTGAGAGACAGACTGAAACTtagaattagacttagacaaactttaatgatccacaagggaaattgttcaacaatttAACAAAAGACAGGTGGGACAGAGACAGACTGGTGAGAGTCAAGTGAGAGACAGACTGAAAGACAGGTAAGACAGAGACATACAGGTGAGACAGTCGAGTGACAGACAGACTGAAAGACGGGTGAGACAGAGACAGACAGTTGAGACAGTCGAGTGAGAGACAGTCTGAAAGACAGGTGAGACAGAGACAGACATGTGAGACTGTCGAGTGAGAGACAGACTGAAAGACAGGTGAGACAGAGACAGACTGGTGAGACAGTCAAGTGAGAGACAGACTGAAAGACAGGTAAGACAGAGACAGACACGTGAGACAGTCGAGTGACAGACAGACTGAAAGACGGGTGAGACAGAGACAGACAGGTGAGACAGTCGAGTGAGAGACAGACTGAAAGACAAGTGAGACAGAGATGTGAGACAGTCGAGTGAGAGACAGACTGAAAGACAGGTGAGACAGAGACAGACATGTGAGACAGTCGAGTGAGAGACAGACTGAAAGGCAGGTGAGACAGAGACAGACATGTG carries:
- the csf1rb gene encoding macrophage colony-stimulating factor 1 receptor 2 isoform X2; this encodes MKTFCFLLLSIISGGSAEGLSSGGVATPTVNHLPVFLPDMSPPSIHLNSQSLLNGSEVVLNAGSAFSLSCQGNASVRWSTTAFRSPPAQNGVLEVRHTGTYRCSYVNRSLEHLHTQIHLYVKDPSSIFVTPRGMTPSVKEGQDFLVRCLLTDPSVTNLTLQSEDQQLPNGMNVTFDPHRGALIHKVQKNFDGRYFCSGSKLGRHFRSKSFNLMVAPRHRHPPQASVKQSEFFRLEGETFEVTCVTSNPSHFYTVTWTHPHEQAPNVTVTRHYSSHLQMKSTLSVVGVTRNDSGHYVCTARNEAGEATAAATLSVLDAPFLKAFLQRRSNAPGNANVSSGWAELSGELHANATATDDWELLANVSADEEGADVVGGSVVYVQEGGDVALTVAVEAYPPIRNLDWMTPTHIKKTRSYTANGYRSLTSLRLRRVRYEEEGRYALRFANSFFNGSLTFDLRVLRAPSSLITVDNDTLTCSSSGFPLPTMLWVTCGGLVHTCGNISSDRLEYVATQEGEELKKHMPLPQSPADDVTIECVSFNSVGLSRDVFMLRSQSFFKQPLFVGLSGSALALLLFLLFVILRMKMKPKYEIRWKIIESCDGNNYTFIDPNQLPYNLEWEFPRDKLRLGAVLGSGAFGKVVEATAYGLSTEEDVTRVAVKMLKPSAHSEEREALMCELKILSYLGYHDNIVNLLGACTQGGPMLMITEYCSHGDLLNFLRVHTQDFMAAILNTKYSNVTGQDVRLRSDSGISCCSEYQEMKPMRSPSGAHVERLSVSELMRFSYQVAQGLDFLSSRNCIHRDVAARNVLLTDRHFAKICDFGLARDIRNDDSYIVQGNARLPVKWMSPESIFQCVYTVQSDVWSYGVLLWEIFSLGKSPYPNVAVDTNFYKMIKDGCHMDQPEFAPAQM
- the csf1rb gene encoding macrophage colony-stimulating factor 1 receptor 2 isoform X3, which produces MAMKTFCFLLLSIISGGSAEDMSPPSIHLNSQSLLNGSEVVLNAGSAFSLSCQGNASVRWSTTAFRSPPAQNGVLEVRHTGTYRCSYVNRSLEHLHTQIHLYVKDPSSIFVTPRGMTPSVKEGQDFLVRCLLTDPSVTNLTLQSEDQQLPNGMNVTFDPHRGALIHKVQKNFDGRYFCSGSKLGRHFRSKSFNLMVAPRHRHPPQASVKQSEFFRLEGETFEVTCVTSNPSHFYTVTWTHPHEQAPNVTVTRHYSSHLQMKSTLSVVGVTRNDSGHYVCTARNEAGEATAAATLSVLDAPFLKAFLQRRSNAPGNANVSSGWAELSGELHANATATDDWELLANVSADEEGADVVGGSVVYVQEGGDVALTVAVEAYPPIRNLDWMTPTHIKKTRSYTANGYRSLTSLRLRRVRYEEEGRYALRFANSFFNGSLTFDLRVLRAPSSLITVDNDTLTCSSSGFPLPTMLWVTCGGLVHTCGNISSDRLEYVATQEGEELKKHMPLPQSPADDVTIECVSFNSVGLSRDVFMLRSQSFFKQPLFVGLSGSALALLLFLLFVILRMKMKPKYEIRWKIIESCDGNNYTFIDPNQLPYNLEWEFPRDKLRLGAVLGSGAFGKVVEATAYGLSTEEDVTRVAVKMLKPSAHSEEREALMCELKILSYLGYHDNIVNLLGACTQGGPMLMITEYCSHGDLLNFLRVHTQDFMAAILNTKYSNVTGQDVRLRSDSGISCCSEYQEMKPMRSPSGAHVERLSVSELMRFSYQVAQGLDFLSSRNCIHRDVAARNVLLTDRHFAKICDFGLARDIRNDDSYIVQGNARLPVKWMSPESIFQCVYTVQSDVWSYGVLLWEIFSLGKSPYPNVAVDTNFYKMIKDGCHMDQPEFAPAQMYQLMTLCWNLEPTDRPTFKMIGEMIEKLLPSCNKAGQSEQPTYKNIDECGEEEEYEEEEVRNGESLKGEEQSGSQEDEEAKRMNIYQLS